The following are encoded in a window of Amycolatopsis lexingtonensis genomic DNA:
- a CDS encoding FUSC family protein: protein MHEPDQDRCPTTSAVASGRRLRFKRQLTVALGNSGPSPDDDRRDRGPLGWLARALRVPGRERRVLVQSAKATLAATGAWLLATLVLRLPQPFLAPYAAVFLVESTVYRSLRGWVQQVGAVACGVLLAAVAGQLIPWQAVALAAVVFAGLLAGSWQRFGESGVWVGVTGMLVVSYGTATEPVLLGDRLLETALGAAIGVAVNTLIFPPLHGERLATAAARLATALADLLESTSDLIRHDEPEGVDSLLSQANDARSQVLAAEDAAGLTREGRRLNLRRGRPAAGAGHDRPLRTLIALWPPLAQLIAAVRTTSARQEHPFAYPWPDARDALADLVHRLAGAVESVAATGEPVDLDDCRALLHRLERRLVSAEDDGVPAWLGLGALILPARLLVERLENR, encoded by the coding sequence GTGCACGAGCCGGACCAGGACCGGTGCCCCACCACTTCAGCCGTGGCCTCCGGCCGGCGGCTCCGGTTCAAGCGGCAGCTCACCGTCGCGCTCGGGAACAGCGGGCCCTCGCCCGACGACGACCGGCGCGACCGGGGTCCGCTCGGCTGGCTCGCCCGCGCCCTCCGCGTCCCCGGTCGTGAGCGGCGGGTCCTCGTCCAGAGCGCCAAGGCCACCCTCGCCGCGACCGGCGCCTGGCTGCTCGCCACCCTCGTTCTCCGTCTGCCGCAACCGTTCCTGGCTCCCTACGCCGCCGTCTTCCTCGTCGAGTCGACCGTCTACCGGTCACTGCGCGGCTGGGTGCAGCAGGTCGGCGCGGTGGCCTGTGGGGTGCTGCTCGCCGCCGTCGCCGGGCAGCTCATCCCGTGGCAGGCCGTCGCGCTCGCCGCCGTCGTGTTCGCCGGGCTGCTCGCCGGCAGCTGGCAGCGGTTCGGCGAGTCCGGGGTGTGGGTCGGGGTCACCGGCATGCTGGTGGTCTCGTACGGCACGGCCACCGAGCCGGTGCTGCTCGGCGACCGCCTCCTCGAAACCGCGCTGGGCGCCGCGATCGGGGTCGCGGTCAACACCCTGATCTTCCCGCCGCTCCACGGCGAACGCCTCGCCACCGCCGCCGCGCGGCTCGCGACGGCGCTGGCGGATCTCCTGGAATCGACGTCCGACCTGATCCGCCACGACGAACCCGAAGGCGTCGATTCCCTGCTCTCCCAAGCGAACGACGCGCGAAGCCAGGTCTTGGCCGCCGAAGACGCGGCCGGGCTGACGCGGGAAGGCCGGCGGCTCAACCTGCGCCGGGGCCGCCCGGCCGCCGGTGCCGGGCACGACCGTCCCTTGCGGACGCTCATCGCCCTGTGGCCGCCGCTGGCGCAGCTCATCGCCGCCGTGCGGACGACGTCGGCGCGCCAGGAGCACCCGTTCGCCTACCCGTGGCCGGACGCGCGGGACGCCCTCGCGGACCTCGTGCACCGCCTCGCCGGAGCCGTCGAGTCGGTCGCGGCGACCGGGGAGCCGGTCGACCTCGACGATTGCCGGGCGCTGCTGCACCGGCTCGAGCGGCGCCTGGTCTCCGCCGAGGACGACGGCGTGCCGGCCTGGCTGGGGCTCGGCGCGCTGATCCTCCCCGCGCGCCTGCTGGTGGAAAGGCTGGAAAACCGCTGA
- a CDS encoding glycosyltransferase, producing MKIAMVAEHANPLTAPGEPGAGGRNVHVGELSAALARSGHDVTVYTRRQRRDEPPEVRAPQGFRVVHVPAGPARQERALSGTGDFGGFLRDRWTAERPDLAHAHFWTSGVATALAASATGTPVVQTFHALGVVEQRYRGGGDTGPADRIRLERIIGRRAGRVLATCSDEVFELSRLGVPRSRISLVPGGVDLGRFTVDGPLARRRTPRRLVTVGRLVPRKGFDIAIAALAGLPGTELVIAGGPERRRLAEDPEARRLRALAARLGVGDRVRWPGRVSREDLPVLLRSADIVVCTPWYEPFGIVPLEAMACGVPVVAAAVGGLTDTVVDGVTGLLVRPREPRELASRLRRLLEDPALCHAYGTAGRDRVVARYSWDRVAAETLRAYQELVPRPTTEPPTPFG from the coding sequence GTGAAGATCGCGATGGTGGCCGAGCACGCCAATCCCCTGACGGCACCGGGAGAACCCGGTGCCGGTGGCCGGAACGTGCACGTCGGCGAGCTCTCGGCCGCGCTCGCGCGGTCCGGTCACGACGTCACCGTCTACACGCGCCGGCAGCGCCGCGACGAACCGCCCGAGGTCCGGGCACCCCAGGGGTTCCGGGTGGTGCACGTACCCGCCGGACCGGCGCGCCAGGAGCGCGCACTCTCCGGAACGGGCGATTTCGGCGGGTTCCTGCGCGACCGGTGGACGGCCGAGCGGCCGGATCTGGCGCACGCGCACTTCTGGACGTCGGGCGTCGCGACCGCCTTGGCGGCGAGCGCGACCGGGACCCCGGTGGTGCAGACCTTCCACGCGCTGGGCGTGGTCGAGCAGCGCTATCGCGGCGGCGGGGACACCGGTCCGGCCGACCGGATCCGGCTGGAACGGATCATCGGGCGGCGGGCCGGGCGCGTGCTCGCCACCTGCTCGGACGAGGTCTTCGAGCTGTCCCGGCTCGGCGTGCCGCGGTCGCGGATCTCGCTCGTCCCCGGCGGCGTCGACCTCGGGCGGTTCACCGTGGACGGCCCGCTCGCCCGCCGCCGGACCCCGCGCCGGCTGGTCACCGTGGGCCGGCTGGTCCCGCGCAAGGGGTTCGACATCGCGATCGCCGCGCTCGCCGGGCTGCCCGGCACCGAGCTCGTTATCGCCGGCGGTCCTGAACGGCGCCGGCTCGCCGAGGACCCGGAAGCGCGGCGGCTGCGGGCACTCGCCGCCCGGCTCGGCGTCGGCGACCGCGTGCGCTGGCCCGGCCGGGTGTCCCGAGAGGACTTGCCGGTCCTGCTGCGCTCGGCCGACATCGTCGTCTGCACCCCGTGGTACGAGCCGTTCGGGATCGTGCCGCTGGAGGCGATGGCGTGTGGTGTCCCGGTGGTCGCGGCCGCGGTCGGCGGGCTGACCGACACCGTCGTCGACGGCGTCACCGGGCTGCTCGTCCGCCCGCGCGAGCCGAGGGAGCTGGCGTCCCGGCTTCGGCGGCTGCTCGAAGACCCGGCTCTGTGCCACGCCTACGGCACCGCCGGGCGCGACCGCGTGGTGGCCCGCTACTCGTGGGACCGCGTCGCCGCCGAAACGCTGCGGGCCTACCAGGAGCTGGTCCCGCGGCCCACCACCGAGCCCCCTACTCCATTCGGGTGA
- a CDS encoding DUF47 domain-containing protein, with amino-acid sequence MRFTPRGTRFFDLLTDAARNLVTASALLQELVAARPEDREALAKRLHEVEHQGDELTHTIMVELNSSFVTPFDREDIQALAGKLDDVLDFMDTAADLAVLYRLEAFPPGTDVLVRVLCRCAELTASSMPGLAKVGDLEPYWIEVNELENEADRLYRRILAHLFEPGGDALEVLKTKEVVEQFELAADAFEHVADVVQTIAVKES; translated from the coding sequence ATGCGGTTCACCCCACGGGGCACCCGGTTCTTCGACCTGCTGACCGATGCCGCGAGAAACCTGGTGACCGCGAGTGCGCTGCTGCAGGAGCTGGTGGCGGCCCGTCCCGAAGACCGCGAAGCGCTCGCCAAGCGCCTGCACGAGGTCGAGCACCAGGGCGACGAGCTGACGCACACGATCATGGTGGAGCTGAACAGCTCGTTCGTGACGCCGTTCGACCGCGAGGACATCCAGGCGCTCGCCGGCAAGCTCGACGACGTGCTCGACTTCATGGACACCGCGGCCGACCTGGCCGTGCTGTACCGGCTCGAGGCGTTCCCGCCGGGCACGGACGTGCTGGTCCGCGTGCTGTGCCGGTGCGCGGAGCTGACCGCGTCGTCGATGCCGGGCCTGGCGAAGGTCGGCGACCTCGAGCCGTACTGGATCGAGGTCAACGAGCTGGAGAACGAGGCCGACCGCCTCTACCGGCGGATCCTGGCGCACCTGTTCGAGCCGGGCGGGGACGCCCTCGAGGTGCTGAAGACCAAGGAAGTCGTCGAGCAGTTCGAGCTGGCCGCCGACGCCTTCGAGCACGTGGCCGACGTGGTGCAGACCATCGCGGTCAAGGAGTCCTAG
- a CDS encoding inorganic phosphate transporter yields the protein MTGTAALVTVIVLTLVFDYTNGFHDAANAIASAVSTRALTLRAALVLAAVMNLAGALLSTGIAATVAKGIIDVPPGPDALTVVFAALLGAITWNLITWYFGLPSSSSHSLIGGMVGAALAAASTVHWSGIAEKVLIPMVASPLLGLVLGYAAMLAALWLLRRANPHRSGRVFRRFQIVSASALALGHGLQDAQKGMGVIVLALVAAGQQSTFAVPIWVTLLCAAALSLGTYSGGLRIMRTLGRRVFPLDPPHGFVAESVASSVLYVTAFAVKAPISTTHVITAAIMGVGATRRLSAVRWGIARDIVLGWVLTFPAAAAVAAAVYLVADLLT from the coding sequence GTGACGGGGACGGCCGCCCTGGTCACGGTGATCGTGCTGACGCTCGTCTTCGACTACACGAACGGCTTCCACGACGCGGCGAACGCGATCGCCAGCGCCGTGTCGACCCGGGCCTTGACGCTGCGCGCCGCGCTGGTACTGGCGGCGGTGATGAACCTGGCCGGCGCGCTGCTGTCCACCGGGATCGCGGCGACGGTGGCCAAGGGCATCATCGACGTCCCGCCGGGGCCGGACGCGCTCACCGTGGTCTTCGCCGCGCTGCTCGGCGCGATCACCTGGAACCTGATCACGTGGTACTTCGGCCTCCCGTCGTCGTCCTCGCACTCGCTGATCGGCGGCATGGTCGGCGCGGCACTGGCGGCGGCGAGCACGGTGCACTGGTCGGGGATCGCGGAGAAGGTGCTGATCCCGATGGTGGCTTCGCCGCTGCTCGGGCTGGTCCTGGGCTACGCGGCGATGCTCGCGGCGCTGTGGCTGCTGCGCCGGGCGAACCCGCACCGCAGCGGCCGGGTGTTCCGCCGCTTCCAGATCGTCTCGGCCTCGGCGCTCGCCCTCGGCCACGGCCTGCAGGACGCCCAGAAGGGCATGGGCGTGATCGTGCTGGCGCTGGTGGCGGCGGGGCAGCAGTCGACGTTCGCGGTCCCGATCTGGGTGACCCTGCTGTGCGCGGCCGCGTTGTCGCTGGGCACCTATTCGGGTGGCCTGCGGATCATGCGCACCCTCGGCCGCCGCGTCTTCCCGCTGGACCCGCCGCACGGCTTCGTGGCGGAGTCGGTGGCGTCGTCGGTGCTGTACGTGACGGCGTTCGCGGTGAAGGCCCCGATCTCGACGACGCACGTGATCACGGCGGCGATCATGGGGGTCGGCGCGACCCGGCGGCTCTCGGCGGTGCGGTGGGGGATCGCGAGGGACATCGTCCTGGGCTGGGTCCTGACCTTCCCGGCGGCGGCCGCCGTGGCGGCGGCGGTGTACCTGGTGGCGGACCTGCTCACCTGA
- a CDS encoding zinc-dependent alcohol dehydrogenase — translation MKAVTWHGKRDVRVEEVPDPKIEEGTDAVIRVTSTGICGSDLHLYEVLGAFMTEGDILGHEPMGVVEEVGPEVKHIKPGDRVVVPFNISCGHCWMCDRGLQSQCETTQVTAQGKGAALLGYTKLYGQVPGGQAEYLRVPQAHYGPIKVPDGPSDERFVYLSDVVPTAWQAVEYANVPQDGTVVVFGLGPIGQMSARIARHRGAGQVIGVDLVPERLARAREHGATALDTRDHKDIGDTIRQLTNGRGADSVIDAVGMEAHGAPVGRLAHNLVNLLPQAIGAKVTEKAGIDRLSVLYAAIDSVRRGGTISLSGVYGGMVDPMPMMELFDKQVQLRMGQANVRHWIDDIMPVLTGDGDPLGVEGFATHKLPLQDAPRAYEIFQKKLDGAQKILLQP, via the coding sequence ATGAAGGCAGTGACCTGGCACGGCAAACGCGACGTCCGCGTCGAAGAGGTGCCCGATCCCAAGATCGAGGAGGGAACCGACGCCGTCATCCGCGTCACCTCCACCGGGATCTGCGGCTCCGACCTGCACCTGTACGAGGTGCTGGGCGCGTTCATGACCGAAGGCGACATCCTCGGCCACGAACCCATGGGCGTCGTCGAAGAGGTCGGGCCCGAGGTGAAGCACATCAAGCCGGGGGACCGCGTCGTCGTCCCGTTCAACATCTCCTGCGGCCACTGCTGGATGTGCGACCGCGGGCTGCAGTCGCAGTGCGAAACCACCCAGGTCACGGCGCAGGGCAAGGGCGCCGCGCTGCTCGGGTACACCAAGCTCTACGGCCAGGTCCCCGGCGGCCAGGCCGAGTACCTGCGCGTCCCGCAGGCCCACTACGGCCCGATCAAGGTGCCCGACGGCCCGTCGGACGAGCGGTTCGTCTACCTCTCCGACGTCGTCCCGACCGCCTGGCAGGCCGTCGAGTACGCGAACGTGCCGCAGGACGGGACTGTCGTCGTCTTCGGGCTCGGGCCGATCGGGCAGATGAGCGCCCGGATCGCCCGGCATCGCGGGGCGGGCCAGGTGATCGGCGTCGACCTCGTGCCCGAGCGGCTCGCGCGGGCTCGCGAACACGGTGCCACCGCGCTGGACACCCGGGACCACAAGGACATCGGCGACACCATCCGCCAGCTGACCAACGGCCGCGGGGCCGACTCCGTGATCGACGCCGTCGGCATGGAGGCGCACGGGGCCCCGGTCGGGCGGCTCGCGCACAACCTGGTCAACCTGCTCCCGCAGGCCATCGGCGCCAAGGTCACCGAGAAGGCGGGCATCGACCGGCTGAGCGTGCTGTACGCCGCCATCGACAGCGTCCGCCGCGGCGGCACGATTTCGCTGTCCGGTGTCTACGGCGGGATGGTCGACCCGATGCCGATGATGGAGCTGTTCGACAAGCAGGTCCAGCTGCGGATGGGGCAGGCCAACGTCCGGCACTGGATCGACGACATCATGCCGGTGCTCACCGGCGACGGCGATCCGCTCGGCGTCGAGGGCTTCGCCACCCACAAGCTGCCCCTTCAGGATGCACCGCGCGCGTACGAGATCTTCCAGAAGAAGCTCGACGGCGCCCAGAAGATCCTGCTGCAGCCGTAA
- a CDS encoding CocE/NonD family hydrolase: MRAVTSLPYEITVEDHVRIPASDGTVLSARIWRPVSSDAEPVPAILEYIPYRKRDLTAPRDSIHHPYLAGHGYACVRVDIRGTGESEGVLADEYLEREQLDAEDVLGWIAARPWCTGDTGMMGISWGAFAALQVAARKPPSLRAIVISSFTDDRFADDMHYMGGCLLSDNVAESGTMFAYATLPPDPAVVGERWREMWRERLEDCSLWIENWLGHQRRDDYWRHASVSQNYTDVQVPVLASSGWADGYSNAVIRLLAHLDVPRRGLIGPWSHKYPHLGEPGPAIGYLQEVVKWWDHWLRGEENDAMDGPMLRTWMQESVPPSTSYEDRPGRWVGEATWPSPHVRPQKLPLAPHRLARPGETVDDEALTVSSPLSVGQFSGKWASYSAPPDLPYDQREEDGGSLVFDTDVLTERCEILGSPVVRLEVSADQPVAMVAARLSDVAPDGRATRVTYGLLNLTHRDGHDEPAPMEPGQRCAVEIELNAVAQAFPPGHRIRLSLSTSYWPLAWPPPTPVLLSVHTGHSALELPVRPVAEPDELPARPFGEPEGAPPMAVTALTPGEQRWTVSRDLVDYQSALDIVKDAGTVRFDDLDLEVTRDVRERYTWVADDFCSPVAETAWDVTFARGEWLARSETRTRVSCTDTEFVIDAQLDGYEGARRIVSRNWHRRIPRDLV; this comes from the coding sequence TTGCGAGCCGTCACCTCGCTGCCGTACGAAATCACCGTCGAGGACCACGTCCGGATCCCCGCGTCCGACGGGACCGTGCTGTCCGCCCGCATCTGGCGGCCGGTCTCGTCGGACGCCGAGCCGGTGCCGGCGATCCTCGAGTACATCCCCTACCGCAAGCGGGATCTCACCGCGCCGCGCGACTCGATCCACCACCCCTACCTCGCCGGGCACGGGTACGCCTGCGTGCGCGTGGACATCCGCGGCACCGGCGAGTCCGAGGGCGTCCTGGCCGACGAGTACCTCGAGCGCGAGCAGCTCGACGCCGAGGACGTCCTGGGGTGGATCGCCGCCCGGCCGTGGTGCACCGGCGACACGGGCATGATGGGGATCTCCTGGGGCGCGTTCGCCGCGCTGCAGGTCGCGGCGCGCAAGCCGCCGAGCTTGCGCGCCATCGTGATTTCCTCGTTCACCGACGACCGGTTCGCCGACGACATGCACTACATGGGCGGCTGCCTGCTCTCGGACAACGTCGCCGAGTCCGGCACGATGTTCGCCTACGCCACGCTGCCGCCCGACCCGGCGGTCGTCGGCGAGCGGTGGCGCGAGATGTGGCGGGAACGGCTGGAGGACTGCAGCCTGTGGATCGAGAACTGGCTCGGCCACCAGCGTCGTGACGACTACTGGCGGCACGCCTCGGTCTCGCAGAACTACACCGATGTCCAGGTCCCGGTGCTGGCTTCCAGCGGCTGGGCCGACGGCTACTCCAACGCCGTCATCCGGCTGCTGGCGCACCTCGACGTGCCGCGGCGCGGGCTGATCGGGCCGTGGTCGCACAAGTACCCGCACCTCGGCGAGCCCGGCCCGGCGATCGGCTACCTCCAGGAAGTCGTGAAGTGGTGGGACCACTGGCTCCGCGGCGAGGAGAACGACGCCATGGACGGCCCGATGCTGCGGACGTGGATGCAGGAGAGCGTCCCGCCGTCGACGTCCTACGAGGACCGGCCCGGCCGCTGGGTCGGCGAAGCCACCTGGCCGTCCCCGCACGTGCGGCCGCAGAAACTGCCGCTCGCGCCGCACCGGCTCGCGCGGCCGGGGGAGACCGTCGACGACGAGGCGCTGACGGTGTCCTCGCCGCTGTCGGTCGGGCAGTTCTCCGGGAAGTGGGCGTCCTACAGCGCCCCACCCGATCTGCCCTACGACCAGCGCGAAGAGGACGGCGGCTCGCTCGTCTTCGACACGGACGTGCTCACCGAGCGGTGCGAGATCCTCGGGTCGCCGGTCGTGCGGCTGGAGGTCTCCGCAGACCAGCCGGTCGCGATGGTCGCGGCGCGGCTGTCCGACGTCGCCCCGGACGGGCGCGCCACCCGCGTCACCTACGGGCTGCTCAACCTGACCCACCGCGACGGCCACGACGAGCCGGCGCCGATGGAGCCGGGGCAGCGGTGCGCGGTCGAGATCGAGCTGAACGCCGTCGCGCAGGCTTTCCCGCCCGGGCACCGGATCCGGCTGTCACTGTCCACTTCGTACTGGCCGCTGGCGTGGCCGCCGCCGACGCCGGTGCTGCTGTCCGTCCACACCGGACACAGCGCGCTCGAGCTGCCGGTCCGGCCGGTCGCCGAGCCGGACGAGCTGCCCGCCCGGCCGTTCGGGGAGCCCGAGGGCGCGCCGCCGATGGCGGTGACCGCGCTGACGCCGGGGGAGCAGCGCTGGACCGTCTCCCGTGACCTCGTCGACTACCAGTCGGCGCTGGACATCGTGAAGGACGCCGGCACCGTGCGCTTCGACGACCTCGACCTCGAGGTCACCCGGGACGTCCGCGAGCGCTACACCTGGGTTGCCGACGACTTCTGCTCGCCGGTGGCGGAGACGGCGTGGGACGTCACCTTCGCCCGCGGCGAGTGGCTGGCGCGCAGCGAGACGCGCACCCGCGTGTCCTGCACGGACACCGAATTCGTCATCGACGCCCAGCTGGACGGCTACGAAGGGGCCCGCCGGATCGTCTCGCGCAACTGGCACCGGCGGATCCCGCGCGACCTGGTCTGA
- a CDS encoding NAD-dependent epimerase/dehydratase family protein: MRIVITGATGNVGTALLAALEPGHDVVGLARRLPDTTAEPYRSAGWCALDVGDPGADRELTALFEGADAVVHLAWAISPLRGDPPMWRTNDHGTRHVLAAAAAAGVPHLVVASSVAAYGPAPRWEKVREYHPCTGIGHSAYSRGKAALESLLDRFEARHPDVGVARLRPCAILQRRAAGEFARWLLDPAVPARLAGGRRLPVPLWHDLRAQAVHTSDVAEAIRLILAKSYAGPVNLAAPEVLDADALAAVLGGTRLPVPKPLARAAVRAAWASGVLPVHPGWLELADRAALVDTTVAETVLGWQPRYDAASAIAELVAGLRLGAGAAAPPLAPPRGSGVLARLRSLTRVGPSHQSQA; this comes from the coding sequence GTGCGCATAGTGATCACCGGAGCCACCGGGAACGTCGGAACGGCCCTGCTGGCCGCGCTCGAGCCCGGCCACGACGTGGTCGGGCTCGCGCGGCGGCTGCCGGACACGACGGCCGAGCCGTACCGCTCGGCCGGCTGGTGCGCGCTCGACGTCGGCGATCCGGGCGCGGACCGGGAGCTGACCGCGCTGTTCGAGGGCGCCGACGCCGTCGTGCACCTAGCCTGGGCGATCTCGCCGCTGCGCGGGGACCCGCCGATGTGGCGCACCAACGACCACGGCACCCGGCACGTGCTCGCCGCGGCGGCCGCCGCCGGGGTGCCGCACCTGGTCGTCGCGTCCTCCGTGGCCGCCTACGGGCCGGCGCCGCGCTGGGAAAAGGTGCGCGAATACCACCCGTGCACGGGGATCGGGCACAGCGCCTACAGCCGCGGCAAGGCCGCGCTGGAGTCCCTGCTGGACCGGTTCGAGGCGCGGCACCCGGACGTCGGCGTCGCCCGGCTCCGGCCGTGCGCGATCCTGCAGCGGCGCGCGGCGGGCGAGTTCGCCCGCTGGCTGCTCGACCCGGCGGTGCCCGCCCGGCTCGCCGGCGGACGCCGGCTGCCGGTGCCGCTGTGGCACGACCTGCGCGCCCAGGCGGTGCACACCTCCGACGTCGCCGAAGCGATCCGGCTGATCCTCGCCAAGAGCTACGCCGGCCCGGTCAACCTGGCCGCGCCCGAGGTCCTCGACGCCGACGCGCTCGCCGCCGTCCTGGGTGGCACCCGCCTCCCGGTGCCGAAGCCGCTCGCGCGGGCGGCGGTCCGCGCGGCGTGGGCGAGCGGTGTGCTCCCGGTGCACCCCGGGTGGCTGGAGCTCGCCGATCGCGCGGCGCTCGTGGACACCACGGTGGCGGAGACCGTCCTGGGCTGGCAACCTCGGTATGACGCCGCGTCCGCGATCGCCGAACTGGTCGCCGGGCTGCGCTTGGGTGCGGGGGCGGCCGCCCCGCCCCTGGCGCCGCCGCGCGGTTCCGGGGTACTGGCCCGGCTCCGCTCGCTCACCCGGGTCGGGCCGAGTCACCAGTCGCAAGCCTGA
- a CDS encoding phytoene desaturase family protein has product MSTEAFDAVVIGAGHNGLVAANVLADAGWSVLVLEATEQPGGSVRTAEVTEPGFRNDLFSAFYPLSAVSPVIKSLRLAEHGLRWRHAPDVLAHVLPDDRCAVLSRDLDRTAASADEFAPGDGDAWRALFAQWREIREPLLNALFTPFPPVRPALKLLRRTGTGDALRLARMLTLPARRFGDELFAGEGAKLLVAGNAAHSDLSVDNAGSAVFGWLLAMIGQDEGYPVPEGGAGELIAALVRRLESRGGQIHCGRPVREVLVGGGRALGVRDAAGDPVRARKAVLADVPAPVLYRELVGEDWLPPRLVEDLGKFEWDSGTVKVDWALSGPIPWTAEAARGAGTVHLGTDLDGLAAFGGELARGRTPRRPFLLLGQMTTTDPTRSPAGTEAAWAYTHVPRGTMENRSALERRAKRIEETIEANAPGFTGLIKARYLQGPTELAGHNPGLVGGAINAGTTAIHQQLFFRPVPGTGRADTPVDRLFLAGASAHPGGAVHGGPGANAARAALARAGRLGGGYAAVIRAAHRAIYS; this is encoded by the coding sequence GTGAGCACGGAAGCCTTCGACGCGGTGGTGATCGGCGCCGGGCACAACGGGCTGGTGGCGGCGAACGTCCTGGCCGACGCGGGCTGGTCGGTCCTCGTGCTGGAGGCGACCGAGCAGCCGGGCGGTTCGGTCCGGACGGCCGAGGTCACCGAACCGGGCTTCCGCAACGACCTCTTCAGCGCGTTCTACCCGCTCTCGGCGGTGTCACCGGTCATCAAGAGCCTGCGGCTGGCCGAGCACGGCCTGCGCTGGCGGCATGCCCCCGACGTCCTGGCGCACGTGCTCCCCGACGACCGGTGCGCGGTGCTGTCCCGCGACCTCGACCGCACGGCGGCGTCGGCCGACGAGTTCGCCCCGGGCGACGGCGACGCGTGGCGGGCGCTGTTCGCGCAGTGGCGGGAAATCCGCGAACCGCTGCTGAACGCGTTGTTCACGCCGTTCCCGCCCGTCCGCCCGGCGCTGAAGCTGCTGCGCCGCACCGGGACCGGGGACGCGCTGCGCCTGGCGCGCATGCTGACGCTGCCGGCGCGCCGGTTCGGCGACGAGCTGTTCGCCGGCGAGGGCGCGAAGCTGCTCGTGGCGGGGAACGCCGCGCACAGCGACCTTTCCGTCGACAACGCCGGCAGCGCCGTGTTCGGCTGGCTGCTCGCGATGATCGGGCAGGACGAGGGTTACCCGGTGCCCGAAGGCGGTGCGGGCGAACTGATCGCGGCGCTGGTCCGGCGGCTGGAGTCCCGCGGCGGGCAAATCCACTGTGGACGGCCGGTGCGTGAGGTCCTCGTCGGCGGCGGGCGCGCGCTCGGCGTGCGTGACGCGGCCGGTGACCCGGTCCGGGCGCGCAAGGCCGTGCTCGCCGACGTGCCGGCGCCGGTGCTGTACCGCGAACTCGTCGGCGAGGACTGGCTGCCGCCGCGGCTGGTCGAGGACCTCGGGAAGTTCGAATGGGACAGCGGGACGGTCAAAGTGGACTGGGCGCTGTCCGGCCCCATCCCGTGGACGGCCGAAGCCGCCCGGGGCGCGGGGACCGTCCACCTCGGCACCGACCTCGACGGGCTCGCGGCGTTCGGCGGCGAGCTCGCCAGGGGCCGGACCCCGCGCCGCCCGTTCCTGCTGCTGGGCCAGATGACCACGACCGACCCGACGCGTTCGCCCGCGGGGACCGAAGCGGCGTGGGCGTACACGCACGTGCCGCGCGGGACGATGGAGAACCGCTCGGCGCTGGAGCGGCGGGCGAAGCGGATCGAGGAGACGATCGAGGCCAACGCGCCGGGGTTCACCGGGCTGATCAAGGCGCGGTACCTGCAGGGGCCGACCGAGCTGGCGGGGCACAACCCGGGCCTGGTGGGCGGCGCGATCAACGCCGGGACCACGGCGATCCACCAGCAGCTGTTCTTCCGCCCGGTGCCGGGCACGGGCCGCGCGGACACCCCGGTGGACCGGCTGTTCCTGGCGGGCGCGTCGGCCCACCCCGGTGGCGCGGTCCACGGCGGCCCAGGCGCCAACGCGGCCCGCGCGGCACTGGCCCGCGCCGGCCGCCTCGGCGGCGGCTACGCGGCGGTGATCCGGGCCGCCCACCGCGCGATCTACAGCTGA
- a CDS encoding SRPBCC family protein, with product MTEVSRVIDVPPDAVFDVLADGWLYAGWVVGSSHIRDVDHDWPAIGSRIHHSVGPWPVHIQDVTVVRAVEPGLSLSLEARGWPLGAAAVGLTLVPHGEGATLVRMTEHIVSGIGKVLPAAVQSLIVKPRNTESLARLADLATGKHARARDGHPSP from the coding sequence GTGACCGAGGTCAGCCGCGTGATCGACGTACCGCCCGACGCCGTGTTCGACGTCCTCGCCGACGGCTGGCTCTACGCCGGGTGGGTGGTCGGCAGCTCGCACATCCGCGACGTCGACCACGACTGGCCCGCGATCGGCTCCCGGATCCACCACAGCGTGGGCCCGTGGCCGGTGCACATCCAGGACGTCACCGTGGTCCGGGCGGTGGAGCCGGGCCTGTCGCTGTCCCTGGAGGCCCGCGGCTGGCCCCTCGGCGCGGCGGCGGTCGGGCTGACGCTCGTCCCGCACGGCGAAGGCGCCACGCTGGTCCGGATGACCGAGCACATCGTCAGCGGCATCGGCAAGGTGCTGCCGGCCGCCGTGCAGTCGCTCATCGTCAAGCCGCGCAACACCGAATCCCTCGCCCGCCTCGCCGACCTCGCCACCGGCAAGCACGCTCGCGCGCGCGACGGCCACCCCAGCCCGTGA